From a region of the Apibacter sp. B3706 genome:
- a CDS encoding formyltransferase family protein, producing MNKKIAVICYDHPTRKTQEVLLRLKGKGYHKVDVYAIPFVPRKPIQALITHRPTELLLTQENEQLAKNLDYTYIKKEIGELDNCFTENSYHSILIAGAGLLPEQLVSNHKIINSHPGYLPFVRGLDALKWAVYENLPIGVTVHFVDKEADAGLLIIQEKLDIALEDTFHTLCFKLWNLEMQLLVDSIEMVDTIKDFISLPTDVTEPHRRMPRVKEEKLYLKFEEYKNKNIK from the coding sequence ATGAATAAAAAAATAGCTGTTATTTGTTATGACCATCCCACAAGGAAAACACAAGAAGTATTGTTGCGATTAAAAGGGAAAGGATATCATAAAGTTGATGTATATGCAATACCATTTGTTCCCAGAAAACCTATACAAGCACTTATTACACATCGTCCCACCGAATTACTTCTTACCCAGGAAAATGAACAGTTAGCTAAAAATTTAGACTATACCTATATAAAAAAAGAAATAGGAGAGTTGGATAACTGTTTTACAGAAAATTCCTATCATTCTATCTTAATAGCGGGAGCGGGTTTATTGCCCGAACAATTAGTTTCCAACCATAAAATTATAAATTCTCATCCGGGATATCTTCCCTTTGTTCGTGGTTTAGATGCTTTGAAATGGGCAGTATATGAAAATTTACCCATTGGAGTAACAGTTCATTTTGTAGACAAAGAGGCAGACGCTGGTCTTTTAATTATACAAGAAAAATTAGATATAGCTTTAGAAGATACGTTTCATACCCTATGCTTTAAACTTTGGAATTTAGAAATGCAACTTTTGGTTGATTCTATTGAAATGGTCGATACCATTAAAGATTTTATTTCCTTACCAACGGATGTGACAGAGCCTCATCGAAGAATGCCTCGAGTTAAAGAAGAAAAATTATATTTAAAATTTGAAGAATATAAAAATAAAAATATAAAATAA
- a CDS encoding metallophosphoesterase, with the protein MKKIFLFSFTIFLYFLANFYIFYHIYSLLSEQSIILKSIFFLLVFFLPSSFILFLLFSKKLSLASATILYKISTSWPVVLLYFFLLFLVYDGLLLLNKFGEFIPESFFNNNYGIILILCLVVCIGFYGYRNYFNKRRIYLKLSTNKKLIKPLKIVMISDLHLGYAIQGNELKSWINKINKEQPDLVLIVGDIIDTNVKPLQHFLLEKHFKKLKSRLGIYSCLGNHEYISGITESIDFIKNAGIHLLRDSSILIENSFYIVGRDDRTNSSRKPLNELIKDLDSSKPIIVLDHQPYHLEESELNQVDIQFSGHTHQGQVWPISLITKSIFEKSHGYLKKGNTHIYVSSGIGIWGGRFRIGTNSEYVVIDFLQDSTKY; encoded by the coding sequence ATGAAAAAAATTTTTTTATTTTCGTTTACCATATTTTTATACTTTTTAGCTAACTTTTATATTTTTTATCATATATATTCCTTATTATCTGAACAATCAATTATACTAAAAAGCATTTTTTTCTTACTGGTATTTTTTCTTCCCTCATCTTTTATATTATTTTTACTTTTCTCAAAAAAATTATCTTTAGCATCTGCAACGATTTTATATAAAATTTCTACTAGTTGGCCGGTTGTTCTTTTATACTTTTTTTTACTTTTTCTTGTTTATGATGGATTGCTTTTATTAAATAAGTTTGGTGAATTTATACCTGAAAGTTTCTTTAATAACAATTATGGTATTATCTTGATTCTATGCTTAGTGGTTTGTATAGGTTTCTATGGATATAGAAATTATTTTAATAAAAGGAGAATTTATTTAAAATTATCAACTAATAAAAAGTTAATTAAACCTTTAAAAATTGTAATGATCAGCGACCTTCATTTGGGCTATGCCATTCAGGGAAATGAACTGAAAAGCTGGATTAATAAAATTAATAAGGAACAACCTGACTTAGTTCTTATAGTAGGAGATATCATTGACACTAATGTTAAGCCTTTACAGCATTTTTTATTGGAAAAGCATTTTAAAAAATTAAAATCCCGTTTAGGTATTTACAGTTGCTTAGGAAATCATGAATATATAAGTGGAATTACTGAAAGTATAGATTTTATTAAAAATGCCGGTATTCATTTACTTAGAGACTCTTCAATTTTAATTGAAAATAGTTTTTATATTGTGGGAAGAGATGATCGTACCAATAGCTCTAGAAAGCCTCTTAATGAATTAATTAAAGATCTTGATTCCTCTAAACCTATAATTGTTTTAGATCACCAGCCCTATCATCTGGAAGAATCCGAGCTTAATCAAGTAGACATACAATTTTCAGGACATACCCATCAAGGTCAAGTTTGGCCGATTTCTTTAATTACTAAATCTATATTCGAAAAATCTCACGGTTATTTAAAAAAAGGAAATACTCATATCTATGTAAGTTCAGGAATCGGAATTTGGGGTGGAAGGTTCAGAATAGGAACCAATTCTGAATATGTGGTCATAGATTTTTTACAAGATTCAACCAAATATTAA
- the glmM gene encoding phosphoglucosamine mutase — translation MPLIKSISGIRGTIGGKIGENLTPIDTVKFASAYGTWLKRKLNKEKIKVVLGRDARISGQMISELVSSTLQGVGIDVVDLGLSTTPTVEIMVPYLQADGGIILTASHNPKQWNALKLLNAKGEFISDKEGKELLNIADAEDFDFVEVDYLGSYKKEEKAIEHHINKILELPLVNVDLIKKAGFKVVVDAVNSTGGISVLPLLEKLGVEVVEMYCTPNGHFPHNPEPLEVNLGEIMKRVPKEQADLGIVVDPDVDRLAFICEDGTMFGEEYTLVVVADYVLSKTPSATVSNLSSSRALRDISEKYNQEYHASAVGEVNVVTKMKDINARIGGEGNGGIIYPELHYGRDSLVGIALFLSYLAERKITIKQLRNTYPSYFMGKKKIDLSPEINTDVIIQKLTEKYKNEDIKTYDGLKIDFSDNWVHLRKSNTEPIIRIYTEAPTQQEADQLADRFIEEIKQVSD, via the coding sequence ATGCCGTTAATTAAAAGTATATCAGGAATTCGAGGGACAATAGGGGGTAAAATAGGAGAAAATCTTACCCCGATTGATACCGTAAAATTTGCTTCGGCTTATGGAACTTGGTTAAAAAGAAAATTAAATAAAGAAAAAATTAAAGTAGTACTTGGGAGAGATGCACGGATTTCCGGTCAAATGATCTCCGAGTTAGTTTCATCCACTTTACAGGGAGTAGGAATAGATGTTGTTGATTTAGGACTTTCGACAACTCCAACGGTGGAAATTATGGTTCCATATTTACAAGCAGACGGAGGAATTATTTTAACGGCAAGTCATAATCCTAAACAATGGAATGCGTTAAAACTACTGAATGCTAAAGGTGAATTTATATCCGATAAAGAAGGTAAAGAATTATTAAACATAGCTGATGCTGAAGATTTTGATTTTGTTGAAGTAGATTATTTAGGATCGTATAAAAAAGAAGAAAAAGCAATAGAGCATCATATAAACAAAATATTGGAACTGCCTTTAGTGAACGTTGACTTAATTAAAAAAGCAGGCTTTAAAGTGGTGGTTGATGCCGTAAATTCTACAGGAGGTATATCGGTTCTTCCCTTATTAGAAAAATTAGGAGTTGAAGTAGTCGAAATGTATTGTACACCCAACGGACATTTTCCACATAATCCCGAACCGTTGGAAGTCAATTTAGGCGAAATAATGAAAAGAGTTCCTAAAGAACAAGCGGATTTAGGAATAGTTGTGGATCCGGATGTAGATCGCTTAGCATTTATATGCGAAGACGGAACCATGTTTGGAGAAGAATATACATTAGTTGTAGTTGCAGATTATGTTTTAAGTAAAACTCCTTCAGCTACGGTTTCTAATTTATCATCTTCACGGGCATTACGTGATATTTCAGAAAAATACAATCAAGAATATCATGCTTCGGCAGTTGGAGAAGTTAATGTAGTAACAAAGATGAAGGATATCAACGCGCGTATCGGAGGCGAAGGTAATGGAGGTATTATATATCCTGAATTACACTATGGTCGTGATTCATTAGTTGGAATAGCCCTTTTTCTATCCTATCTTGCTGAAAGAAAGATTACAATAAAACAACTTAGAAATACGTATCCTTCCTATTTTATGGGAAAGAAAAAAATTGATTTAAGTCCGGAAATTAATACAGATGTTATTATACAAAAATTAACCGAAAAATATAAAAATGAAGATATAAAAACTTATGATGGATTGAAAATCGATTTTTCCGATAATTGGGTACACTTAAGAAAATCAAATACAGAACCTATCATCCGTATATATACTGAAGCTCCTACACAACAAGAAGCCGATCAATTGGCAGATAGGTTTATAGAAGAAATAAAGCAGGTATCTGACTAA
- a CDS encoding TlpA disulfide reductase family protein, translating to MKKIYVVLFSLALLVTCKEKNTSKEQSLNQTHETTVDHSEIEVSNQETKIIKSDFSKIQSLLNTKSDTIYITNYWATWCPPCVKEIPDFVSIQEKYAHEKVKFIFVSIDENDTQSTLHTFVQKNKMKNVYNISSQEMRDHIGTISPDLEGGIPVTVIQKGNKKEGFLGNLSKEFILSKIEEYSK from the coding sequence ATGAAAAAAATATATGTAGTACTATTCAGCCTTGCCTTACTAGTTACCTGTAAAGAAAAAAATACTAGTAAAGAGCAGAGTTTAAATCAAACTCATGAAACTACTGTAGATCATTCGGAAATTGAAGTAAGTAATCAAGAAACTAAAATTATCAAATCCGATTTTTCAAAAATTCAAAGTTTATTAAATACAAAGAGTGATACTATATATATTACCAATTACTGGGCAACTTGGTGTCCTCCTTGTGTTAAAGAAATACCTGATTTTGTGTCTATTCAAGAGAAATACGCCCATGAAAAAGTAAAATTTATCTTTGTAAGCATTGATGAAAATGATACACAAAGTACATTACATACATTTGTGCAAAAAAATAAAATGAAAAACGTATACAATATATCCTCTCAAGAAATGAGAGACCATATTGGTACGATTAGTCCTGATCTAGAAGGGGGTATACCGGTAACAGTTATACAAAAAGGAAATAAAAAAGAAGGATTTTTAGGAAATCTTTCCAAAGAGTTCATTTTAAGTAAAATTGAAGAATATTCAAAATAA
- a CDS encoding YceI family protein: MLHNKYISLILSVQLILFSCGDNKSNKSTSTSEVKSVETTTQQIKPQGKESGFKKELVWTAYKTPKKVPVSGSFKNISLINTKEDKPLDESLEGAKFYIDGTTVSTGDTSRDGNLTLFFFKRLSSPEIYGSFGKFENNKVKISLTLNGKTITKEFSYKLDKKMMMIQGSIDILKDFNSEKAYTSLHRACFDLHEGKTWTEVDLMVFISK, from the coding sequence ATGTTACATAATAAATATATTAGTTTAATTTTATCCGTTCAACTTATTTTGTTTTCTTGCGGAGATAATAAGAGTAATAAATCTACCTCGACTTCTGAAGTAAAAAGCGTTGAAACTACAACACAACAAATTAAACCTCAAGGAAAAGAATCCGGTTTCAAAAAAGAATTAGTATGGACGGCTTATAAAACTCCCAAAAAAGTACCTGTAAGTGGTAGTTTTAAAAATATTTCTTTAATCAACACGAAAGAAGATAAACCGTTGGATGAATCATTGGAAGGAGCAAAATTTTATATTGATGGAACAACGGTTTCTACCGGTGACACTTCCAGAGATGGAAACTTAACTTTATTTTTTTTTAAAAGATTATCCTCTCCTGAAATTTATGGATCATTTGGGAAATTTGAAAACAATAAGGTGAAGATCTCCTTAACTTTAAATGGAAAAACAATAACCAAAGAATTTTCATATAAACTTGACAAAAAAATGATGATGATTCAAGGTTCAATCGACATATTAAAAGATTTTAATTCTGAAAAAGCATATACCAGCTTGCATAGAGCTTGTTTTGATCTGCATGAAGGTAAAACTTGGACAGAAGTTGATTTAATGGTTTTTATTTCTAAATAA
- a CDS encoding dipeptidyl-peptidase 3 family protein, producing MKINIVAGILAASIILGSCESKHSEQTEKISEEDFNYKVDRFADIEVLRYRIPEWDKLSLNEKKLVYYLSQAGLAGRDILWDQNYKYNLKIRKALESIYQNYKGDKTSKDWNNFEVYLKRVWFSNGIHHHYSNDKIMPEFTQAYFEELMKETQTSLDSQIVSILFNEKDSKKVNLDESKGLISGSAVNFYGEGITEKEVEKYYSAKKSPDASRPLSFGLNSQLVKDSKGTLEEKIWKSGGMYGSAIDQIIYWLDKAVTVAENKEQGDALKLLIEYYRTGDLKTWDDYNIAWLKATKGNIDYINGFVEVYNDPLGHKGSYENIVQIKDFDMSAKMEVISKNAQWFEDHSPLMPEHKKKNVVGISYKTVNVASEAGDSSPSTPIGVNLPNADWIRAEYGSKSVSLGNIIDAYNLAGGSEKLKEFAYNQEEIELSEKYGELADKLHTALHEVVGHASGQINQGVGTPKETLKSYASTMEEGRADLVGLYYLYDPELQKLGLVDDWKKVGMTAYNDYIRNGLMTQLVRIEPGRDIEEAHMRNRQWVSAWAYEKGKKDNVIEKVVKDGKTYFKINDYEKLHNLFGELLKETQRIKSEGDYNAAKNLVETYGVKVDKELHAEVLKRNSKFNTAAYKGFINPILVPKTNEQGEITDIEVTYPESFAVEMLFYSKNYGFLPLEN from the coding sequence ATGAAAATTAATATTGTTGCGGGTATTCTTGCTGCCTCAATAATTTTGGGGTCTTGTGAATCAAAACATTCAGAGCAAACCGAAAAAATTAGTGAAGAAGATTTTAATTATAAAGTCGATCGTTTTGCCGATATTGAAGTTTTAAGATATCGAATACCTGAATGGGATAAGTTGTCTTTAAATGAAAAAAAATTGGTCTATTATCTTTCTCAAGCCGGATTAGCAGGTAGAGATATCCTTTGGGACCAAAACTATAAATATAATTTGAAAATAAGAAAAGCATTAGAATCCATCTATCAAAATTATAAAGGAGATAAAACCTCAAAAGATTGGAACAATTTTGAAGTATATTTAAAAAGGGTTTGGTTTTCAAATGGGATTCATCATCATTATTCGAACGATAAAATTATGCCTGAATTTACCCAAGCATATTTTGAGGAGCTAATGAAAGAAACTCAAACCTCATTGGATTCTCAGATCGTTTCCATTTTATTCAATGAAAAAGATTCTAAAAAAGTAAATCTTGATGAATCCAAAGGGTTAATTTCAGGATCTGCAGTAAATTTTTATGGAGAAGGAATTACCGAAAAGGAAGTGGAGAAATATTATTCAGCTAAAAAAAGTCCGGATGCTTCTCGTCCCTTATCTTTTGGTTTAAACTCTCAATTAGTTAAAGACAGTAAAGGTACTTTAGAAGAAAAGATTTGGAAAAGCGGGGGAATGTACGGTTCAGCTATTGATCAAATAATCTATTGGTTGGATAAGGCTGTTACCGTAGCTGAAAATAAAGAACAGGGAGATGCCTTGAAACTTTTAATTGAATATTACAGAACAGGAGATTTAAAAACTTGGGATGATTATAACATAGCATGGCTTAAAGCAACTAAAGGAAATATAGATTATATAAACGGATTTGTAGAGGTGTATAATGATCCCCTTGGTCATAAAGGATCTTATGAAAATATCGTTCAAATCAAAGATTTTGACATGTCGGCAAAAATGGAAGTTATATCCAAAAATGCACAATGGTTTGAAGATCATTCTCCTTTAATGCCGGAACATAAAAAGAAAAATGTTGTAGGGATATCGTATAAAACAGTTAATGTAGCATCAGAAGCGGGGGATTCTTCACCCAGTACTCCGATTGGAGTAAATTTACCTAATGCGGATTGGATCCGTGCGGAATATGGCTCAAAGTCGGTTTCTTTAGGTAATATTATAGACGCTTATAATTTAGCCGGAGGAAGTGAAAAATTAAAAGAATTTGCATACAATCAAGAAGAAATAGAATTATCAGAAAAATACGGAGAATTAGCAGATAAACTGCATACAGCTTTACATGAAGTTGTGGGTCATGCTTCTGGACAAATTAATCAAGGAGTCGGAACCCCTAAGGAAACTTTAAAAAGCTATGCATCTACTATGGAAGAGGGAAGAGCAGATTTAGTAGGATTGTATTATTTATATGATCCGGAATTACAAAAGCTTGGATTAGTAGATGACTGGAAGAAAGTAGGAATGACAGCCTATAATGATTATATACGAAACGGATTAATGACTCAATTAGTTAGAATTGAACCGGGAAGAGATATAGAAGAAGCACATATGAGAAATCGCCAATGGGTTAGTGCGTGGGCGTATGAAAAAGGTAAAAAAGATAATGTAATTGAAAAAGTGGTTAAAGATGGTAAAACCTATTTTAAAATTAATGATTACGAAAAGCTTCATAATTTATTTGGAGAATTATTGAAAGAAACTCAAAGAATTAAATCTGAAGGAGATTATAATGCTGCAAAAAATTTAGTGGAAACGTATGGAGTAAAAGTGGATAAAGAATTACATGCAGAAGTTTTAAAAAGAAACTCTAAATTTAATACCGCTGCTTATAAAGGTTTCATCAATCCTATTTTAGTTCCTAAAACCAATGAACAAGGAGAAATAACTGACATTGAAGTTACTTATCCGGAATCATTTGCAGTAGAAATGTTGTTCTACTCTAAAAATTATGGATTCCTTCCTCTTGAAAACTAA
- the rlmH gene encoding 23S rRNA (pseudouridine(1915)-N(3))-methyltransferase RlmH, which yields MKITLLSIGKTNSKELVILMENLEKRLPAFIKFERKELPDVKNSKNLSENELKNAEAESILSFLVSGDTLIILDEKGKEFTSTEFSSFLEKQMNNSVKHLVFCIGGAYGFSDKIYNLNPQKLALSKMTFTHQMVRLFFVEQLYRGFSILQGKPYHNE from the coding sequence ATGAAAATTACATTATTATCGATTGGCAAAACCAATTCTAAAGAATTAGTAATTCTAATGGAAAATTTAGAAAAACGCTTACCCGCTTTCATTAAATTTGAACGCAAAGAATTGCCGGATGTAAAAAATTCCAAAAATCTTTCAGAAAATGAATTAAAAAATGCGGAAGCAGAGTCCATTCTTTCTTTTTTAGTTTCGGGAGATACACTCATAATTTTAGATGAAAAAGGCAAAGAGTTTACTTCAACTGAATTTTCATCATTTCTGGAAAAGCAAATGAATAATTCTGTTAAACATTTAGTTTTTTGTATTGGAGGAGCTTATGGATTTTCCGATAAAATTTATAATCTAAATCCTCAAAAACTAGCTTTATCCAAAATGACGTTTACGCATCAGATGGTGCGTTTGTTTTTCGTTGAGCAATTATATCGAGGCTTTAGTATTTTACAAGGAAAACCTTATCACAATGAATAA
- a CDS encoding CPBP family intramembrane glutamic endopeptidase yields MNNYLKLKWYDIVLALILFFLGALVLSPLFSILAKKLHTNPYVFTPILTIGNYLIVFLVYYLVGLKPRKERFTISYSLKNSKLFPIALLLFFGQYLVSEFLTGLIPTQGGIFEKMYKTMSYALLGNAGNYPIITFISVCIVAPIFEELFFRGFILKGMLNNQIKPQKAILISALIFGGIHIFPWQAVGGILAGIVLGITFYKTGSLLTCTLLHCINNTIGFIFFIRYKSLESPELGFSNFTLFIVGIIIIAIFGCIYMKLTKNQSWKSY; encoded by the coding sequence ATGAATAATTATCTTAAATTAAAATGGTATGACATAGTTTTAGCTCTTATTTTATTTTTTTTGGGAGCTTTGGTACTAAGTCCTCTATTTTCAATTCTAGCTAAAAAACTACATACCAATCCCTACGTTTTTACCCCGATTCTAACTATTGGAAATTATCTAATTGTTTTTTTAGTCTATTATTTGGTGGGATTGAAACCCAGAAAAGAACGTTTTACAATCAGTTACTCACTTAAGAATAGTAAACTCTTCCCAATTGCCCTTTTGTTATTTTTTGGACAATATCTAGTTTCAGAATTTTTAACCGGATTAATACCTACTCAAGGCGGAATATTCGAAAAAATGTATAAAACCATGTCGTATGCCTTATTGGGTAATGCAGGTAATTATCCTATAATTACCTTTATATCGGTATGTATCGTTGCTCCAATTTTTGAAGAATTATTTTTTAGGGGATTTATTTTAAAGGGAATGCTCAATAATCAAATTAAACCACAAAAAGCTATATTAATATCCGCCTTAATTTTTGGAGGAATCCATATATTTCCTTGGCAAGCAGTTGGTGGAATTTTAGCCGGAATTGTCTTGGGAATAACTTTCTATAAAACAGGATCCCTACTTACCTGCACACTACTTCATTGCATTAATAATACGATAGGTTTTATATTTTTTATACGATATAAATCATTGGAATCACCCGAATTAGGTTTTAGTAATTTTACTCTGTTCATTGTTGGTATTATTATAATAGCTATATTTGGATGCATTTATATGAAATTAACAAAAAATCAATCATGGAAATCCTATTAG
- the rdgB gene encoding RdgB/HAM1 family non-canonical purine NTP pyrophosphatase, with amino-acid sequence MEILLATQNEHKKAEIIEILPENFQLKTFADYNFEGEIEETGTTFRENAFIKAKFGYDLTHIPCFADDSGLVVEALNGEPGIYSARYAGTGSFDDNISKVLKSMQNNTNRKAYFISVICWVNNEEVKYFEGKIFGTITTEIKGDGGFGYDPIFIPDGYLKSFAEFSPKEKNMISHRAIALRRFTNFLKLY; translated from the coding sequence ATGGAAATCCTATTAGCTACACAAAACGAACATAAAAAAGCTGAAATAATTGAAATTTTACCCGAAAATTTTCAACTTAAAACCTTTGCTGATTATAATTTTGAAGGCGAAATCGAAGAAACAGGGACCACTTTCCGTGAAAATGCTTTTATTAAAGCTAAATTCGGATATGATTTAACTCATATACCTTGTTTTGCTGATGACAGCGGATTAGTAGTTGAAGCATTAAATGGAGAACCCGGAATCTATTCTGCGCGTTATGCAGGAACCGGATCTTTTGATGATAATATTTCTAAAGTGCTAAAAAGTATGCAAAATAATACCAATAGAAAAGCTTATTTTATAAGCGTAATCTGTTGGGTAAACAATGAAGAGGTTAAATATTTTGAAGGTAAGATTTTTGGTACTATTACTACTGAAATTAAGGGTGATGGTGGATTCGGATATGATCCTATATTCATTCCTGACGGATATTTGAAAAGTTTTGCAGAATTTTCACCTAAAGAAAAGAATATGATAAGTCACAGAGCTATTGCTTTACGAAGATTTACTAATTTTTTAAAGTTATATTAG
- a CDS encoding MBL fold metallo-hydrolase, with product MKKYFLKICLAVSIITSAQNLEIVPLGVYGGSDESNLSSYLIAEEKTFNYLALDAGTIYSGINKAIEKGTFTNTTIENVLKDNIKGYFISHGHLDHLSGMLINSPEDSSKPIYASKETIEVLKNKYFTNAAWINFANEGESPILNKYQYVYTEIGNAFPILNTHLKGTVYELSHVKPLKSSAILVENNTRAVLYFGDTGADRIEKSDKLKKIWNLIAPKIKSGKLKTFLIEVSFPNSQPDELLFGHLTPNLLNEEMNKLAQLVGKKNMKKLTIIVTHIKPKGNHEQIIKEQLVNNNPYSINYIFPQQGERIILK from the coding sequence ATGAAAAAATATTTTCTGAAAATATGTCTTGCGGTATCTATAATTACCTCGGCTCAGAATTTAGAGATCGTTCCATTAGGAGTATACGGAGGAAGTGACGAAAGTAATCTTTCTTCTTATCTAATTGCTGAAGAAAAAACATTCAATTATTTAGCTTTGGATGCCGGAACTATTTATAGTGGTATTAATAAGGCAATTGAAAAAGGAACCTTTACCAATACTACAATTGAAAATGTATTAAAAGATAACATCAAAGGATATTTTATATCTCATGGACATTTAGACCATTTATCAGGAATGTTGATTAACTCTCCCGAAGATTCCTCCAAGCCAATTTATGCAAGTAAAGAAACCATTGAAGTTTTAAAAAATAAATATTTTACCAATGCTGCTTGGATCAATTTTGCCAATGAAGGCGAAAGTCCGATTCTAAATAAATATCAATATGTATACACAGAAATAGGAAATGCATTCCCTATTCTTAATACCCATTTAAAGGGTACGGTTTATGAATTAAGCCATGTAAAACCTCTTAAAAGCTCCGCCATATTAGTAGAAAATAATACTCGGGCAGTTTTATATTTTGGCGATACCGGAGCAGACAGAATTGAAAAATCCGATAAACTCAAAAAAATTTGGAACCTTATAGCTCCTAAAATTAAATCAGGAAAATTAAAAACCTTTCTGATTGAAGTTTCTTTTCCTAATTCTCAACCTGATGAATTATTGTTTGGTCATTTAACGCCCAACTTACTAAATGAAGAAATGAATAAATTAGCTCAATTAGTAGGAAAAAAAAATATGAAAAAGCTAACAATTATTGTTACCCATATCAAACCTAAAGGAAATCATGAACAAATAATTAAGGAACAATTAGTAAACAATAATCCATATTCTATCAATTATATATTTCCTCAACAAGGAGAGCGTATCATTTTGAAATAG